A part of Acropora palmata chromosome 8, jaAcrPala1.3, whole genome shotgun sequence genomic DNA contains:
- the LOC141889882 gene encoding polycystin-1-like protein 2 isoform X4 codes for MIVHLGAANCRKSLGMTSGDIRDEQITVSSAYGNDFATYGSHRARLNLTSWPPGHRAYPNEGGRWIKIDLEKEMIITAIATQGYGDVGIEEWIKKYVFMYSNGGDYSYFKDLNGELKTFTGNRDANSIQRNEVPLPAVATSVMIMEMVSHNNFALRMELYGCAPGYYFVVWLLLSEFSCKITYLDSESLEYQVMADDVTYETTYALGNTPGFLSASLERFSAERQETETKLSAELKISCIEASVHDITAELTNYIKNSGGLFDPNYIKLQYSLDYRCQPPDVHIHLNKSHTYATRITRADLFVVIGEVRSRCNTSTSILLRWESNEIEELNGLFMMSDHLEITSQNLTIKPRLWKVGLYFIRLIAEMRKEEGAVNYDYGFLRVVLPDLVAKVRGAKKAVKGTGNIVLDGTDCYDPDNPSAKDQGMVFTWLCRRESEEFSNMETLPIESSLGRPKVLGGCFGYGVGKMNTTESIIEIDINRMPSKSTFVFKLIVEKENRTAVAFHNLTVESSIDFSIRCKINCGDKVTANKKMVIESTCKGLSCKSGQRYNWTLYMRDPMADNETWLPVIDLKEKTFTELDSPNIVIKGKLDEWDNALQDDSDYKLVATLYLDDDSVEESEITFKTNSAPDFGNCFVTPESGYAVTTEFTISCQGWSDEDLPLCYEFRYHTNTGEFVIQKGSSAKTTTRLPVGNPFFEYAIGLEVLITDGLGAAETELLFAKVDALPTEEISGTLMDITGGEKSPLGNLLRSGDVSKAAQMAYAVLSLVDKSDGDKKTIDAVRNVLRSKYNVTKDKARNLKDSIINQMASVKVSSLEQVSQMAAVVALATEQGDEISPNSQENAVHLLEGTADFVSAQMISGTADPEVLQSVGASLLHGISNVISAASTEAKVGDEEKGSLGKDDEQKAESQEENDKGKSKQMAQKTLHLMDKVGSSLLKTKTVGEEPSVFKTKSLAMMLDRQLPSKIGGKKLGNGEGNGGVTLPSTDTLFEEETDGLSSVDSQMLAFTDNPYTWDASSKGIKTSVIDFSLKAANGSSLEVSGLSKPVELFIPQKKETKGQGNATTPIFFAKPSDGSKNMRYHQAVIPSHSALVFFEVKPELGKSLEVYVNYKTRPTVKQHVFRAITPNINDCNQTESVLNCSAAAYVIVLSSAVTGHIGLHYVGIRYPGPKNDKPTSLEEMRQDKGRIRRGCDSHGGRQKRSCIGVKDPPTTPAPTPKIIIPRYNKSTDVNYTTSAAVANCLYWSERKQAWTDDGCKVGPKTVPGSLHCLCTHLSAFGGDFFVAPNPIDFDKVWAEFGNLAESGNFVVLATVCSIFGLYAFGLVFARRADKKDEQKVVANVYLSDNTQEGYDYEISVQTGMWRGYGTTANIGLIVYGEHGVTPTLPLSYPELNKIFFARGSINNFTLSVPESLGNLVKIKIWHDNSGKSPSWFFSQVQIVDVKTGEKWHFLGNRWLAVEKGSGQIELEIKAADKREISGFKNLFYSRTARSLGDGHLWLSVFTRAPHNTFTRCQRLTCCLSILFATLITNAMFYQFDKAPTDSFQLGPMKLSWTQIKIGIQSSVIAIPVNVLVVTIFKNIKYPLPEEPRVANQKVPGCLPHFFVYVGWVICILASLASALFTVFYSMMWGAETSNQWLTSIMVSFFQDVIITQPIKVVVIASLLSLLIKKPPEQESVLGSSVSRSGGTGDSQIAPPVGEALRKAREFQSKVLEMFRTIIEMTFFFTFVAFLMVVCYGNRKSTRFALTSELENLFSGFEKVNSPPKFWKWTRKILVPGLYNVRWYNGDPFEYEEGFISNRESFMVGMPRLRQSRIRPEKRCAMEVQHPELAHQFQRCLSGFTDEVAYSAPYNQPGWITLDNSSQLISFFELQNLCPKPWRYRTAENLSTLSVLGLQSSYDGGGFVADLGYNARSALNVLDDLERNNWINDLTAAVFVEFTVHQPATALFSVIKYLFERLPTGGYNAVAKITTLTLYASPDPTFKSFYQLCQLLLMLIILFFFFAEIGKLYRQKCAYFTQFWNWVELFQIFGTIAAIVMFFFKEMYTSMFVERVQANPFETSSTDYIVLWSDFEIYLLAFVIFTVTMKFLRLIRFNRHICQMIATIQKSINHLVSFFFVFVGIILAYTQLGVLIFGANVPAYSSFFQAMRAVCQMILGGATHFHELRDTSRFVGPLFVFCYMLSMSMIMLNMFLAILNDSYEEVKDIEGDSFADAELGEFMKSYIITKASYLGKDFVGFFTKMLNLTRFRGKPRTYDSNSYVKVPTRLTDVLASHEAVDIIEICDETPPLAMMASMEDLTDREDDEVTASLEDIRSSLSNISAELRCSITVVDDIQPRSFEKGFNDLNKDLQCSCEETVLDPGSYGYNRYSYFRSIWERSSNLNTRLHSGTRITDAHPLLSNKSTDHLNVINIAISSSQNDNYTYFPTIWERRRDLDDRFRKRKSKVEPLLGNSTPGHLEVDIVGGRNEKAAFERILLQKESTPDLMSTSTINSSLVDDLPESLV; via the exons ATGATCGTGCACCTGGGAGCAG CTAATTGTCGTAAATCCCTTGGAATGACAAGTGGTGATATCCGCGACGAGCAGATTACAGTCTCTTCGGCGTACGGCAACGATTTTGCAACGTACGGATCTCATCGTGCACGTTTAAACTTAACGAGTTGGCCACCGGGCCACAGAGCTTATCCCAATGAAGGCGGAAGATGGATCAAAATAGATTTGGAGAAGGAAATGATAATAACCGCTATTGCTACTCAGGGATATGGGGACGTTGGCATTGAAGAATGGATCAAGAAGTATGTTTTCATGTATTCCAACGGCGGGGATTATTCCTATTTCAAAGATCTAAACGGAGAACTTAAG ACCTTTACTGGAAACAGAGATGCAAACTCGATTCAGCGAAACGAAGTTCCTCTGCCAGCGGTAGCGACGTCAGTTATGATCATGGAAATGGTCAGCCATAACAACTTTGCTTTGAGGATGGAGCTGTATGGCTGTGCACCAG GTTATTATTTTGTGGTTTGGCTTCTGTTGTCAGAATTTAGTTGCAAAATAACCTATCTGGATAGCGAGAGCTTAGAGTACCAGGTCATGGCTGATGATGTCACTTACGAG aCAACATATGCTCTTGGTAATACGCCTGGATTCTTATCTGCCAGTCTTGAGCGATTCAG TGCGGAAAGACAAGAAACAGAAACCAAATTGTCTGCTGAACTAAAGATTTCTTGCATCGAAGCAAGTGTTCATGACATCACTGCCGAGCTCACAAATTATATCAAAAACAGCGGGGGCTTGTTTGACCCAAATTACATCAAACTTCAATATTCTT TGGActatcgttgtcaacctcctGATGTTCACATTCATCTCAATAAAAGCCACACTTACGCCACAAGGATAACAAGAGCGGATCTCTTTGTGGTGATTGGAGAAGTCAGAAGTCGCTGTAACACTTCAACTTCAATATTGCTCAGGTGGGAAAGCAATGAGATTGAAGAACTAAACGGATTATTTATGATGAGCGATCACTTAGAAATTACCTCTCAGAATCTTACGATTAAGCCAAGACTGTGGAAAGTTGGATTGTACTTTATACGATTGATCGCAGAAATGAGAAAGGAAGAAGGAGCCGTCAATTACGACTACGGCTTTCTTCGGGTTGTTTTACCGGATCTTGTTGCGAAAGTACGAGGTGCAAAAAAGGCGGTGAAGGGAACAGGGAACATTGTATTGGATGGTACAGACTGTTACGACCCTGATAACCCTTCTGCCAAGGACCAAGGGATGGTGTTTACATGGCTGTGCCGAAGAGAGAGCGAAGAATTCTCGAACATGGAGACGCTTCCGATCGAGAGTTCACTCGGAAGGCCAAAGGTTCTAGGAGGCTGTTTTGGATATGGCGTAGGAAAGATGAACACAACTGAGTCTATCATTGAAATTGATATAAACAGGATGCCTTCCAAGAGTACCTTTGTTTTTAAGCTGATTGTTGAGAAGGAAAACAGAACTGCTGTTGCTTTTCATAATTTGACTGTGGAATCATCTATTGATTTTTCTATAAG GTGCAAAATCAACTGCGGCGATAAAGTAAcagccaataaaaaaatggttatAGAGTCTACCTGCAAGGGTCTGTCATGTAAATCAGGTCAGCGGTATAACTGGACTCTCTACATGCGCGACCCGATGGCTGATAATGAAACATGGCTTCCAGTGATCGACTTGAAAGAGAAAACGTTTACTGAGCTGGATAGTCCAAACATTGTGATAAAAG GCAAACTGGACGAATGGGATAACGCGTTACAAGATGACTCAGATTACAAGCTGGTTGCCACACTTTACCTGGATGATGACTCTGTAGAAGAGAGTGAGATAACATTTAAGACCAACTCGGCACCTGATTTTGGTAACTGCTTTGTGACACCTGAGTCGGGTTATGCCGTCACCACAGAGTTCACGATTTCCTGTCAGGGCTGGAGTGATGAAGATCTTCCACTCTGCTACGAGTTTAG gTATCATACAAACACGGGAGAATTTGTGATCCAAAAGGGAAGTTCAGCAAAGACCACGACTAGGCTTCCCGTCGGGAATCCTTTTTTCGAATACGCAATAGGATTAGAGGTTCTCATCACTGATGGACTCGGTGCTGCTGAAACTGAATTACTATTTGCTAAG GTTGACGCGTTGCCTACAGAAGAGATCAGTGGAACACTGATGGATATAACTGGTGGAGAAAAAAGCCCATTAGGTAATCTTCTCCGTTCAGGTGATGTCAGCAAGGCAGCTCAAATGGCTTATGCTGTGCTGTCATTGGTGGATAAGAGTGACGGCGACAAGAAAACG ATTGATGCAGTAAGAAACGTTTTACGCTCGAAGTATAACGTTACCAAGGACAAGGCTCGTAAC TTGAAAGATTCCATCATAAACCAGATGGCCAGTGTCAAAGTGTCGAGTCTTGAACAAGTCAGTCAGATGGCAGCAGTTGTTGCCTTAGCAACCGAACAGGGGGACGAAATATCGCCAAATTCACAG GAAAACGCGGTTCATTTGCTAGAAGGCACAGCTGATTTTGTTTCAGCGCAAATGATCTCTGGTACCGCTGATCCGGAGGTTTTACAAAGCGTTGGTGCCAGTCTTCTTCACGGCATCTCCAATGTCATCTCAGCAGCTTCGACTGAAGCTAAAGTTGGAGACGAAGAGAAGGGATCACTTGGTAAGGATGACGAACAGAAAGCGGAAAGCCAGgaagaaaatgacaaaggCAAA AGTAAACAAATGGCTCAGAAGACCTTGCATTTAATGGACAAAGTAGGATCCAgccttttgaaaacaaaaactgtgGGTGAAGAACCAAGTGTGTTTAAAACCAAATCTCTTGCTATGATGTTGGATAGACAGTTGCCCTCAAAAATTGGTGGCAAAAAACTGGGAAATGGAGAGGGCAACGGCGGAGTTACACTGCCTTCAACTGATACTCTCTTTGAAGAAGAAACTGATGGCCTCTCATCGGTTGATTCACAG ATGCTAGCATTTACTGACAATCCTTATACTTGGGATGCAAGCTCCAAAGGTATCAAGACTTCAGTAATCGACTTTTCTCTCAAGGCTGCAAATGGAAGTTCGCTTGAAGTTTCAGGACTTTCAAAGCCAGTAGAATTGTTTATAcctcaaaagaaagaaaccaaGGGCCAGGGAAATGCAACAACGCCGatattttttgcaaaaccaAGCGATGGATCTAAAAACATGAG GTATCATCAAGCAGTTATACCCTCACATAGCGCGTTGGTATTCTTTGAAGTCAAACCTGAACTGGGGAAGTCGTTGGAAGTTTACGTGAACTACAAAACACGCCCCACGGTGAAGCAGCACGTCTTTAGAGCTATCACGCCCAACATCAATGATTGCAACCAAACTGAATCCGTTTTAAACTGTAGTGCGGCAGCATATGTAATTGTTTTAAGCAGCGCTGTTACTGGTCACATCGGGTTGCATTATGTTGGTATAAGGTATCCTGGACCTAAAAATGATAAACCAACTTCTTTGGAAGAAATGCGACAAGACAAGGGACGCATAAGAAGAGGCTGCGATAGTCATGGAGGTAGACAGAAGAGGTCTTGTATTGGTGTCAAAGATCCTCCAACTACACCTGCACCAACACCCAAGATCATTATTCCTCGGTACAACAAGAGTACTGACGTAAACTACACCACGTCGGCAGCCGTAGCGAACTGCTTGTATTGGTCTGAACGGAAGCAAGCTTGGACTGACGATGGCTGCAAG GTTGGGCCAAAGACAGTACCCGGCAGCCTTCATTGTCTCTGCACTCATCTGTCCGCATTTGGGGGTGATTTTTTCGTAGCACCAAACCCAATTGATTTTGACAAGGTGTGGGCAGAGTTTGGCAACCTGGCTGAGTCTGGAAACTTTGTAGTTCTAGCAACTGTTTGCTCAATATTTGGACTCTATGCCTTTGGATTAGTATTTGCCAGACGGGCGGACAAGAAGGATGAACAGAAG GTCGTGGCCAATGTGTACCTGTCCGACAACACACAAGAAGGCTACGATTACGAAATTTCAGTTCAGACTGGAATGTGGAGAGGTTATGGAACAACTGCAAATATAGGCTTGATCGTCTACGGCGAACATGGCGTAACTCCTACTCTTCCGCTCTCGTATCCAGaattgaataaaatattttttgctcGTGGAAGTATCAATAACTTTACATTATCTGTGCCTGAATCGCTTGGGAACttggtaaaaattaaaatttggcaCGATAACAGTGGAAAGAGTCCATCttggtttttttcacaggTGCAGATTGTAGATGTGAAAACGGgagaaaaatggcattttCTTGGCAACCGTTGGCTGGCTGTGGAAAAAGGAAGTGGACAGATAGAGTTGGAGATAAAAGCTGCAGATAAAAGGGAGATTTCGGGATTTAAAAACTTATTTTACTCTCGTACAGCAAGGAGTCTAGGTGATGGGCATTTGTGGCTTTCTGTCTTCACCAGGGCTCCTCATAACACGTTTACCCGTTGTCAACGTCTAACCTGCTGTCTGTCAATTTTGTTTGCCACTCTGATAACGAACGCCATGTTTTATCAGTTTGACAAAGCACCAACAGATTCATTTCAATTAGGACCAATGAAGTTAAGCTGGACGCAAATCAAAATTGGAATCCAAAGCAGCGTTATCGCTATTCCGGTGAATGTCTTAGTGGTGACAATCTTTAAGAACATCAAATATCCTCTTCCAGAGGAGCCTCGAGTAGCGAACCAGAAGGTGCCTGGATGTCTTCCACATTTTTTCGTGTACGTAGGCTGGGTAATATGTATTCTGGCCTCGTTAGCATCTGCCCTTTTCACTGTGTTTTACAGTATGATGTGGGGAGCAGAAACATCAAACCAGTGGCTAACCTCAATCATGGTCTCATTCTTCCAAGATGTTATAATCACGCAGCCTATTAAAGTTGTCGTGATTGCTTCACTGTTGTCACTGCTCATTAAGAAGCCACCAGAGCAGGAATCAGTGTTGGGGTCATCTGTATCGAGAAGTGGTGGAACTGGAGACAGCCAAATAGCACCACCTGTAGGAGAGGCACTCAGGAAAGCGCGAGAGTTTCAAAGCAAGGTGCTTGAAATGTTCAGGACTATTATCGAGATGACGTTCTTTTTCACCTTCGTTGCTTTCCTCATGGTAGTTTGTTATGGAAATAGAAAGTCCACCAGGTTCGCATTGACGTCAGAGCTGGAAAATTTGTTCTCTGGATTTGAAAAG GTTAATAGTCCGCCCAAGTTCTGGAAATGGACCAGAAAAATTTTAGTTCCAGGTCTATATAATGTCCGCTGGTACAACGGCGATCCTTTTGAATACGAGGAGGGTTTCATTAGCAACAGagaatctttcatggtgggaATGCCTCGGTTGCGACAGTCTCGCATCAGACCAG aGAAAAGATGTGCGATGGAAGTTCAACACCCAGAACTTGCACATCAGTTTCAGCGTTGTTTGTCAGGTTTTACCGACGAGGTTGCTTACTCAGCTCCATATAACCAGCCAGGTTGGATCACCTTGGATAATTCCAGCCAGCTTATCTCTTTTTTTGAGCTGCAGAATTTATGTCCCAAACCGTGGCGTTACCGAACAGCGGAAAATTTGAGCACGCTATCCGTGCTGGGCTTGCAAAGTTCTTATGATGGTGGTGGTTTCGTTGCTGACCTTGGCTACAACGCACGGTCTGCTCTAAACGTGTTGGACGACCTTGAGAGAAACAATTGGATAAATGACCTCACTGCAGCAGTATTCGTCGAGTTTACCGTTCATCAACCAGCAACTGCCTTGTTTAGCGTTATAAAGTACCTCTTTGAGCGATTGCCAACAGGTGGCTACAATGCGGTGGCCAAAATTACGACCCTGACGTTGTACGCATCACCTGATCCTACATTCAAGTCATTTTATCAACTCTGTCAGCTACTTCTTATgctcattattttgtttttcttttttgctgaaATCGGGAAGCTTTATCGTCAGAAATGCGCTTATTTTACTCAGTTTTGGAATTGGGTGGaactttttcaaatatttggcACTATTGCAGCGATTGTAATGTTCTTCTTCAAGGAAATGTACACCAGCATGTTTGTAGAGCGGGTGCAAGCGAATCCATTTGAAACATCCAGCACTGATTACATTGTCTTGTGGTCCGACTTCGAAATTTACCTTTTAGCGTTTGTTATTTTTACCGTAACAATGAAATTTCTCAGATTAATCCGGTTCAATCGTCACATTTGCCAAATGATCGCTACCATTCAGAAATCCATCAATCATCtcgtttcattttttttcgtctttgTGGGGATTATTCTGGCCTACACTCAGCTGGGTGTTCTTATATTTGGTGCAAATGTACCAGcttattcttcatttttccAAGCTATGCGCGCTGTGTGTCAGATGATCTTGGGAGGTGCAACTCATTTCCATGAGCTGCGAGACACAAGTAGATTTGTCGGGCctctctttgttttctgttatATGCTGAGCATGTCAATGATCATGTTAAACATGTTCCTTGCAATTCTAAATGACTCTTATGAAGAGGTGAAAGATATTGAAGGCGACAGCTTTGCTGACGCAGAACTCGGCGAATTTATGAAAAGCTACATAATAACAAAAGCTAGTTATCTTGGAAAGGACTTTGTTGGTTTCTTTACTAAGATGCTAAATCTGACAAGATTCAGAGGAAAGCCGAGAACTTACGATAGTAACTCATATGTGAAAGTCCCAACTCGTTTAACGGACGTTCTTGCTTCACACGAGGCTGTCGATATCATTGAGATTTGTGACGAAACACCGCCGCTAGCTATGATGGCTTCGATGGAGGACTTAACTGACCGCGAAGATGATGAGGTCACCGCTAGTTTGGAAGATATAAGGAGCAGTTTGTCCAACATAAGTGCAGAACTACGTTGCTCAATTACCGTCGTGGACGATATTCAACCTCGTTCTTTTGAGAAAGGTTTCAATGATTTGAATAAAGATTTGCAATGTTCTTGCGAGGAAACAGTTTTAGATCCTGGAAGTTATGGCTACAATCGGTATTCTTACTTCAGAAGTATATGGGAAAGGTCAAGTAATCTAAATACTCGCTTGCACTCAGGGACACGAATAACTGATGCTCACCCTCTTTTGAGCAACAAATCAACGGATCACCTCAACGTCATAAACATCGCCATCAGCTCCAGTCAGAATGATAACTATACCTATTTCCCGACAATTTGGGAGCGAAGACGAGATCTGGATGACCGATTTCGTAAACGCAAATCAAAGGTGGAGCCTCTTCTTGGTAATTCTACACCGGGTCATCTTGAAGTGGATATTGTTGGAGGACGAAACGAAAAAGCAGCATTTGAAAGAATTCTGTTACAAAAGGAAAGCACGCCTGATCTGATGTCTACGAGTACAATAAACAGTAGCTTGGTGGATGATCTTCCAGAGAGTTTGGTGTGA